The Helianthus annuus cultivar XRQ/B chromosome 11, HanXRQr2.0-SUNRISE, whole genome shotgun sequence region tcattatcACAAACGttcctgaaatcacaacgatagcatgtaattggagaatgatctccacttgaatcactttccacgtggcaattccccagccatagatcaattcatgatccgtgtgcattcacatcggatcAAGGTAACTTAACGAAGACTTAAAAGGACTTAAAGGAAGGAAATGTAACCGTTACGGCGTTAGCATtttccgttatcttttcaataacagattttccctcccaaactcccggttataaataggagaactctTCAGGTATAAACGCAGATCACATTCACTTCTCAAATACTTTATCTTCTCcgttaccaatacttattctcacaccggagtcgggtcaaggagagaaccctcttctccccttgacgaggctaacggtgctctgttttgcagaatctCCGGAGAAGGAACTCGGCTGCAACTGAGTCAATTGAGAtagaactaaccttttatgcggattcaaaccccctagatatttcggttccgaccatttatctagtgtttcttcattggcgcccaccgttttctcagtttttctagtttcTACCTCATCTCGATTCAGTtcatttcatttttctgtttttgcacatggcagaaaattcatcttCTCACCGACAGCCTGGTCCTCGACCAAATGTCGGAAACAATTTACCAGTAGAAGGGATGGTAGAAGAGGCCTCAGACGATAATGAGGTTCAATCTAATGGAGCAAATGACCCTGTTACTCCAGGGATATTTCCCACCAATCCCGCTCAATCAATTTTACCACTGGGAGAAACTCCGATATCATGGTATGTCCGATCACAAGGGGCATTAAATGCAGTATACACACAGTTGTGTGCTCAAACGGCTCCCGTAACACAATCACGAAGGCCGGGATCTTGAGCCCATGCTTCCCAGCGAGAAGAATCAACTTATGATGGTACAAACAGCTACCAGAGACAACACCATGAATCACAGCCTTGTCAAAGGCAATCGGTTCATGATAGGTTGAGTTCCCAATGGGATGCTCACACCGATGAATCCGATCAAACATATCGTTTGAGTGCAAACACCAGCGTATTCAATAGACTACACCCAAACTCTAACAAATCCAGGCCTCGAGCGGTTTACAACCCTGAGGCAAAGCATAATTATGACTTAGTTTACCACCCTACAGATGCAGCGGAAAACTCGAAGTTTATACTGGAAATAGCTCTGGCTCCATTGGAGAGGGCAAAATTACCATCTAACGTCGGGAAATTCAATGCGTTAACTGACCCCGATGATCATCTGAGAGTCTTCACCAGTGCAGGGTTGGTTGGCGGTTGGACTCTTCCGCTttggtgtcatttgtttgttcaaaCATTAACTGGCCCAGCGCGAATCTGGTTTGATAACTTACCGACGGGGCAAATCGAGTCATGGAAAGACCTGCGCCAAAAATTCTTAACACACTTCAGCCAGCAAAGGCGTTCCATGCGGGATACATCCGATGTCATGAACATATGGCGTCGAGATGACGAGAATCTGGAGGATTTTATCACCAGATATAATAAGGAAGTGTTGGAGATCGGTGGTGTTCACGAACAACTAATCCGTGCTCAGTTTAAGTACGCG contains the following coding sequences:
- the LOC110888794 gene encoding uncharacterized protein LOC110888794, producing MAENSSSHRQPGPRPNVGNNLPVEGMVEEASDDNEVQSNGANDPVTPGIFPTNPAQSILPLGETPISCYQRQHHESQPCQRQSVHDRLSSQWDAHTDESDQTYRLSANTSVFNRLHPNSNKSRPRAVYNPEAKHNYDLVYHPTDAAENSKFILEIALAPLERAKLPSNVGKFNALTDPDDHLRVFTSAGLVGGWTLPLWCHLFVQTLTGPARIWFDNLPTGQIESWKDLRQKFLTHFSQQRRSMRDTSDVMNIWRRDDENLEDFITRYNKEVLEIGGVHEQLIRAQFKYAVRCDDMVKVLSGTEGLPKSWEKIMAAAKVYAQTERNLTTNRPPPPHNRPTDLSATGERRFKKSWRESSGSRSSEDARTTINKLSAQRENKHENRERQWTPLTKTPAEVLSTEDYQFKPPIPMKNKRGQDLAQYCEYHKDTGHTTNNCISLRTEIEKALKNGEFTHLLQNMRKEIKQITRGEETSSKRAKT